attcttgactttgttatctttcttgtaagaacattcaaaaattaatcaataaaattaagagtgtaaacctaaaatgagctgatcaacaatgaaatcatatgaggggtgtagtgttggaatcctgcaactacaaccctctattatggttgggaacaaaatagatataccccaattaatctgggtatatcccAATCAAGCCACGTATGCTAATATCGATTTCGAGCGGCAATACTCACAAATCCCGggggaaaaaaatcaaaccattcATAAATTTAAGATGTGAATTTACCGAATCACTCCGATTTCAACATGTTTTACATCCACCATAAATGACAAGGATCTCATAAGAAATTGACGTTCCTTTGCTAATCAGCTGCATCAAACATCAATAAGGTAGAGCCAATAATTTCAAGAACCAAGCGTTTGGTCACATCCGAAGACAAGAGCTTGAAAACGAAGACTAGCATTGCATCTGTACACAGCCAGAACTTGAAGCAGCAActacattaaaataataataggGCTAGACATGAATAAAAGCTTAGAAAAAATAGTATGAGAAATAGCATACAAAAGAATAACGAGAGTAGTAACAACTTTTTAACAGCAATATAGCTGCTGCGCAATAGGTGCACTTGAGTATTCACGGCAGTACCAGCCACAACACCTTGGCAATACCGACCGCACCATCTTCCATGATACATTTAACCAAAAATGCATTAACTTTGAGATCTGCAATACTGATGTCATGCACGTAGTTGCCAAGCGTTTTACATGGATGCAAGCATATATCATACAGCATCACCACATTCACTTTCCAACCGTATGCTACAAAATTAAACTCCTCAGAAAAAACTCTTCAGAAGTACCAAAAGAAATAACTACGAAATGGACAAGAGAATTATCTTAGAGACGGCTGAAGATATTTTTTAAGGTACCTTACATTTTAGGGTATAAAAGAGAAAAATTAATAAGAGAGATCCAACAATGGAAGATGCTTAGGATTTATACTAGTACAAATTCAGTCCCAAGCTCGAGTCCAAGTACAAGTTTTGTTAAATCCTCCCCTCACATCACATAAGTTCTAGACTCTAGACAGTTGAACCACCAGGATGTATACAGTAACATTTCAGAACCCAAAGCAGCAGTTCAGTTACCATAAAGCTGGAACGAAACTCTGTCATTGATCTTAGAAACATTACCTAAACGAGTTTATTCAATCGGCAAACGTTGTAATTGCTTTGAACAAAATATGCAGATTACCAACTAGCTCAGCTGTCATCATCACCATAAGACTTTTGTTGCGTTACGAGACTGTTCATGACGATGTCACGATGGTACAAAAAGATGACAATATGCATGTAGTCTTGTGTAGTATGCTTGAGAGTTGAACAGCACTCAACAGAAAGTGCTATAGATCACACACTAAACATCACAATGTATGAACACTTGTGGTCTTTTAAGGACTAAAACTTAACGACCATTAATATTATAGTGTTTGTGATCTTAGATATAAGGACCTACCCATACATCTCATACATTTAAGAAGTGTGATCTAACTAATTGACCATTTGACCACTATCAACGTTACTTTTGTGATCAAAAATCTGTCCATTAGTTGTTtttaataaatttaaaaaaaaataattgcaaTCAGCGTGGCTCGAACACGCGACCTTCAGGTGCCCACTTAATGGATGTTCCattagaataaagaaaagaagccGAACGAAATCAAATAATTTCAAATGCTCTCTCACTCTTTTCGTCCAGAAACTCGCTTTCCTCTCTCGAGAAAAAAACTTCTATGAGATAATCACGTCCGAAGCTTCGAACGATTCTTATCGTCAATTTAATTTGGATTCAGGTTCGATTCGATCTGTATCCTTGATTAGTTTCAGGTACGATCGACTTGATTCAACATTGAAGTTGAATTTAGGCGTTTCCTTTTTAGTCGTGTTGATCTGAATTTAGGTTTGCTTAGATGCAAACTTTTAGTTGCATGTTTGATTCTGATTTTGGTTGGTTGGTTTTTCAATATTACTTGGTAGATTGTTAGTTATACATCGATTTGAATATTTGGAGAAAAATTCTTGTGAAATCATGAGGTTAGATTAGGGGTTTTGTCGGATTTGTGTTGGTATGACATGATTTCATCCGTTTTAGGTTTAGTTTTCCTATTTTTGATTGTTTTTTGTTATTGGAAACCCTAAATAGGTGAGTTAATGCTTGATTTGTGCTTTGTGAATCTAGCAtttgtttaattttggtttttttgtaCTTGATTCATTATTGGATTTAATGATTTGGTCGGTAGTGATGTGGAAATTAACATTGAGTTCTAAAGATGGACCAAGTGTTACTATGAATGTCCATAGAAAATACTTGTTGCTAATAGTAGGTTTTTTGCTGATGAATTGTCTGATAAATGGTCTAAACAACAAAGATCGTTACCTCATATTGTTGAGATTTCTGATTGTCTGATGATATTGAAGTTTACATTGAGACTTTCAGATTGATGTATTCTAGTAAAGATCTTAAGAAGAAGCTTATGAGAGAAGATGTTTCTAAAGTACTTGGGATTTTGAAGGTAATTAATACTTTCGGTCTGTACTTAAATTTCGATTTGTGTGATAATCCCGTTTTTGATTGTTGGGTGTTGTTAAACATTTTTTGAACTACTTGAACATTCAATAGGATGTTAGGATAGTCCAACATTGGATGGGAGCTGTTGATTTTTGCCGGCAGGTAGGCCTTGATAACACTTTGGAAATGCTTAAATGCTCAGGTTATTGTTTTTGATTCATGGCAAAACATAAGGAAATTTCATTCTCTGGATATTTATTTACTGTTTTTGTTTCTGTAATTTCGTTCTGTGATTCTTTAGTGAGAGCTGGGATCGGTAATTGTGGTCTAAGTAGAAGAGGATCTCTGGAGAGGGTAGTCATTAAAATGTCCAAAGGTTTCCAGTATTTAGCCTTTGGATAACACTTTTCATTTGGATTTGTAGAGCGTTTTGAATGCTCAAATTCATGGGTATTTGTAAAGACATTGAGATAATTATACTCTGGATTGTTTATAGTCCTTCTAATGTTTTGAAGATAtgttgaaaattttgatttttttttcttaaattacGAAATAAGGTACATGTGATAATTGCTAAATTATTCTTCGGTTATTATCTGAACCTTTGTTGTCTTACATTGTGGCAGTGTCTATCTAAAGCTTTGACAGAGGATTAGTTTGCGTACCTCAGGATTCAGTTTCGGCTCTATGAACCTAATAAAGATGGCCAGATCTCTCTTGATAACTTCAAAATGGTATATTGATGCTTTACCTTGTTTCAGTTTGAAATAAAAATACTGATCTTTCACTCCACATGGTTTTACCAGCCAATTATGGTGATTTGTGAGGTACAGATAGGTAGTGAAACCTTAATACCAAATCTATCTATAGTTGCCTGAGATATTTAAAAGTGCCCCCTTTAGAAATCAGTGATGGACTTGGGTTGCATGTCTTGCTTTCGCTTGTTCCCAAGAAAATTTGTACCTTGTAACTCATaagttgtattttctaaatgaacTGTGGAGACTTATCTAGACTACTGAATCCCTATGGATGGCTAGGTGATGAGGTAAATAAATTCCATCATTTTGATATTGTCGGTGAAATTgaataataagaaaatattctGGGATGAGCTTGTGGAAGGTATGAATAGGGATTTGAACTCTTACATACACCTCATGGATTCTCTGGTTCAGTCGGTTTGTAAAGAAGTTTGTTCTTATATCTCATTTCATTTTCTGTTTGTTTGTCTCGGTTTAGGTACGTCATTCAAATTTTGCCTTTTGGTTCAAGTCTTAGCTATGCGTGAACCTGCTAAATGTGCTGCTTGTGCATTGATGTCACAACTTAGTGGTCAGGGATTGAAACTTGTTCTTCCTTCTCTCCTTGAGGTGAATATCTTAAATTCtagtgtttattttatttttctgttatCCCGGTTGCTCTATGGTTAATAATTTATTTTCAACCTTGCATTTGTAGGAGCAATTTCAAGAATTTTATGATGTTGTTATGCCTTATCCCAAAGCTGTCTTTTTGAATGCCATTGAAAAGTATAACTGTATGATCCGTGCTAAATGTATGGAGTGCCTTAGTTTGGTTAAAATGATGTTTAGGAGGACAAGCTTGAGATGATGCTAAGCAGGTAAATGGAAAGCACCAGCATCAAGCCGGGGATAAGTGATATACCCGATTTTGTCTTATGTTTTTGATTGTTGCATCTTTGTAGGAGTATATAGTGGTTCTTGCTTGTAAATGGAAAGCACCAGCATCAAGCTAGGGATGATTTGGAGCGAAACGAGTAGTGAATTTGTGCCTGGTATAACGTTGTTCCTTGAATTCTTTTCAATAATAAATTAATTTTACAAAACCAGATGGATAATTAAGAAGGAGTTAAACATAAAATTGCAGAAAAGCAAAGTGTCGGGAGATATGTATCGGATGAGGATAGTCGTCGTGATATTGTGAAGCATGATTCTTCTAGAGTGGAAGTGTCTTCTGGAAATTCATTTGGTGGTGACAAGAACGTTAGATACGCAGGGGAGAGAAAGGTTGGCACTGACCATATTTGACATTAGTTATCTGAATTTATGTTTATTGTTGACTTCACATATATGAGCAACTGGATACTGTTGCACCGATTGTTAAGGATACCTGTGGTGAGAT
This DNA window, taken from Papaver somniferum cultivar HN1 chromosome 3, ASM357369v1, whole genome shotgun sequence, encodes the following:
- the LOC113357985 gene encoding uncharacterized protein LOC113357985 — encoded protein: MESTSIKLGMIWSETSSEFVPEKQSVGRYVSDEDSRRDIVKHDSSRVEVSSGNSFGGDKNVRYAGERKVMRGTHPTVESAAQTSLQQGTCPSTPVSVHQVCYRRRRAKYSQL